In a single window of the Aridibaculum aurantiacum genome:
- a CDS encoding DUF3037 domain-containing protein, which translates to METFYTIIKIAPNSIAGDSLSIGLLLRDGNRFWLHFSNEKKSVAKQLLGSKNDIVDFTVKQIQQKVNEANEALRSEQNSLFGITQLLTSDRFNHLSTYSNGIVRFTEPAFLNDTITEEKFVKLFQLLIDKTFQKEKPEVDTKETKFKATVEKKLIKRVQNKVHTNLELTPEKLPGLYFNFNIECLGKNGAFVGAKVIPFNKKNETIDKELSHYLGLITTLGLMYQNRKGSDKFYIIGDEPSDINSREHRTWENIKNNPAVTLLYAEQSDVVAEDIERTNASQFLEV; encoded by the coding sequence ATGGAAACCTTTTATACCATAATCAAAATAGCACCAAACTCCATTGCAGGCGATAGCTTGTCAATAGGGTTGTTATTGCGTGATGGTAACCGTTTTTGGCTGCATTTTTCAAACGAGAAGAAATCAGTTGCTAAGCAGCTTTTAGGGAGTAAAAATGACATTGTTGACTTTACAGTAAAGCAAATTCAGCAAAAAGTTAACGAAGCAAATGAAGCCCTTAGAAGCGAACAAAACAGCTTGTTTGGCATTACACAATTGCTCACTTCAGATAGGTTCAACCATTTAAGCACCTATTCAAATGGCATTGTAAGATTTACAGAACCAGCCTTTTTAAATGATACAATAACAGAAGAGAAGTTTGTAAAGCTGTTTCAGTTGTTGATTGATAAAACATTCCAGAAAGAAAAGCCTGAAGTTGACACAAAGGAAACAAAGTTCAAGGCTACTGTTGAAAAGAAATTGATTAAGAGAGTTCAGAATAAAGTGCATACAAATCTGGAATTAACACCTGAAAAACTACCTGGTCTCTATTTCAATTTCAATATAGAATGTTTAGGAAAGAACGGTGCTTTTGTAGGTGCGAAAGTCATACCATTCAACAAAAAGAACGAGACGATTGATAAAGAACTAAGCCATTATTTAGGTCTTATTACTACACTTGGACTAATGTATCAAAACAGAAAAGGAAGTGATAAATTCTATATCATTGGTGACGAACCTTCAGACATTAATTCAAGAGAACATCGTACTTGGGAGAATATCAAAAACAATCCTGCCGTCACACTCCTTTATGCCGAGCAATCTGATGTAGTTGCTGAAGACATAGAAAGGACTAATGCAAGTCAATTTTTAGAAGTATAA
- a CDS encoding HipA family kinase, whose product MIEPLPYRRVISIQRKLDTIGSEPLHLICDDYESYYVKNDRQNSPAISIINEVLCHYFLRLWNINTPDICLINLEEETIRQDYGARHKPAFYSRPAFGSKEQEGAFDFTEFLQVKGKVDFRNYYRPEMFAHIGLFDLWVENEDRPPDLKNLMLYEEDERYHFLAIDHAMAFRTGAYNTLADRTFWATEDQYMLQSLFFKQLRRFLKLDKEWCRKEQENFYLCIEKCQRHFSDIVQLIPPEWGFFDETITVLYNYLFDEKRNETVYNEYVRMWK is encoded by the coding sequence TTGATTGAGCCACTTCCATATCGTAGAGTAATTTCAATACAAAGGAAATTAGACACTATAGGTAGTGAGCCTTTGCACCTGATTTGTGATGATTACGAGAGTTATTATGTGAAGAACGACCGGCAGAACAGCCCTGCCATTTCTATAATCAATGAAGTGCTTTGTCATTACTTTTTGCGATTATGGAACATCAATACCCCTGATATATGCCTGATAAACCTGGAAGAAGAAACGATAAGGCAGGACTACGGAGCACGGCACAAACCAGCTTTTTACAGCCGCCCTGCTTTTGGCTCAAAGGAACAAGAAGGAGCTTTTGACTTTACAGAGTTTCTACAGGTAAAAGGCAAGGTGGATTTTCGGAATTACTACAGACCTGAAATGTTTGCACACATTGGTCTATTTGATTTATGGGTAGAAAACGAAGACAGACCGCCAGACCTGAAGAACCTGATGCTGTATGAAGAAGATGAACGATACCATTTCCTTGCCATTGACCATGCAATGGCTTTTCGCACAGGCGCATACAATACTTTGGCTGATAGAACGTTTTGGGCTACAGAAGACCAGTATATGCTTCAGTCATTGTTTTTCAAGCAGTTACGACGCTTTTTGAAATTAGACAAGGAGTGGTGCAGAAAGGAACAGGAAAACTTCTACCTTTGCATTGAAAAATGTCAGCGCCACTTTAGCGACATTGTACAGCTAATACCCCCGGAATGGGGTTTTTTTGACGAAACAATAACGGTATTATACAACTACTTATTTGACGAAAAAAGGAACGAAACCGTCTATAATGAGTATGTAAGAATGTGGAAATAA
- a CDS encoding DUF7149 domain-containing protein, which produces MKLKQLTVKQSLNKAYRLIKPERADIEKFKANFKTLLGHINPAESEENMKGHVMDFLKNTWYSPSYHIATKGRTDFVIHTGKDATHPAGVLFETKKPSNHEMVTTTDLNRKAMHEIILYYLRERIEHHNNDIKYLVITNIYEWFVFDAPEFERLFFKNSSLVKEYKAWMAKQKVSTNNDLFYNEIAKPFLAGLADEIEYTYFDIREYEKPLKDSDKNNDNKLIPLFKVLSPTHLLKLSFANDSNTLDKGFYNELLYIIGLEEVKEGNKKLIRRRQEGKRLDGSLLENTIVQLETENCLHKVSDRQSYGETTEDQLFSVALELCITWVNRVLFLKLLEAQLLKYHKGNENYRFLNYKTLPQYDELYKLFFQVLARKQQERIERVRAKYKHIPYLNSSLFDITPLEDQTIRINMLDDAAEMPLLANTVLKDDKNKPVTQKLNTLQYLFDFLNAYDFASEGSEEIQEERKTLINASVLGLIFEKINGYKDGSIFTPGFITMYMCRQAIRQAVVNKFKEKYNWKADSFEDLHNYISDDRSAKAIKEYNALINSLTICDPAVGSGHFLVSALNELIAIKSELGILADAAGKRLTDHIATVENDELLVTDKERNFFTYYVQDAGDNITIPNAEIQRVQETLFHEKQSLIENSLFGVDINPKSVQICRLRLWIELLKNAYYIADGSNSNGELQTLPNIDINIKTGNSLVSRFGLDEDLKAATPYFEKKILEYKKWVSDYKHEADKDKKRGIQQLMTDLKKGFLSKITDQNPVKKKLNKITNEFLNKYVNNKLFEQNLTAAQKKDKQRLEADIEKLNKDLEAYVKSPIYNNAFEWRFEFPEVLNDEGDFIGFDVIIGNPPYGTSLNTFEKKYITEHYKSYQYKFDAYLYFVELSINICKENGVIELITPILWLTLENCVKIRKIVANDYDLARVMIHGENVFDEAVVNTCSFQVRKRKKHHLIQIINGQMDFVVSKDEWIPAKTYVIEYRSSTATNNLIKKIKKVSEPLSKFGDVIQGITPYDSYRGQSQEIIKSRAYHFDFKKDESCGKWLEGKNLNRYSVTWNDKWLSYGDWLAAPRLPKFFEGNRILFREVPGKNRAIQASIVDEVYYYGHSISPFKPHFDDMQQLRILLGIVNSKLISWYAVNSFSNFGKEIFPKLNPNDIKEMPIAKKFTTCSEIAQLVEEILLLKSSNPKADTTDLEIQIDQLVYQLYNLTPEEIAIVEGATKKEAPKAVTEAID; this is translated from the coding sequence ATGAAACTCAAACAACTGACCGTAAAACAATCCCTGAATAAAGCCTACAGGCTCATTAAGCCTGAACGGGCAGATATTGAGAAGTTCAAAGCGAACTTCAAGACCCTTTTAGGGCATATCAACCCTGCCGAGAGTGAAGAGAATATGAAGGGGCATGTGATGGATTTCCTGAAAAACACCTGGTACAGCCCCAGCTACCATATAGCCACTAAAGGTCGTACTGACTTTGTTATTCATACGGGCAAAGATGCTACGCATCCTGCCGGTGTATTGTTCGAGACCAAAAAGCCTTCCAATCATGAAATGGTGACCACCACTGACCTGAACCGCAAGGCAATGCATGAAATCATTCTGTACTACCTGCGTGAACGTATTGAGCACCACAACAACGATATAAAGTACCTGGTCATTACCAACATTTACGAGTGGTTTGTTTTTGATGCCCCGGAGTTTGAGCGGTTGTTTTTCAAGAACAGCAGTTTGGTGAAGGAATATAAGGCATGGATGGCAAAGCAAAAGGTGAGCACCAATAACGACCTATTCTACAATGAGATTGCAAAGCCATTCCTTGCCGGTTTAGCCGACGAGATAGAATATACTTACTTCGACATAAGGGAGTACGAGAAGCCGCTAAAAGACAGCGATAAGAACAACGACAACAAGCTCATTCCTTTATTCAAAGTGTTGTCACCCACACACCTGCTAAAGCTGTCATTTGCCAACGACAGCAACACCTTAGACAAAGGTTTTTACAACGAGCTTTTGTACATCATTGGTCTGGAAGAAGTAAAGGAAGGAAACAAGAAGCTCATTCGCCGCAGGCAGGAAGGCAAACGCCTTGATGGCTCATTGCTGGAAAACACCATTGTACAACTGGAAACAGAAAACTGCCTGCACAAGGTATCAGACCGGCAGTCGTATGGAGAGACCACAGAAGACCAGCTTTTCAGTGTAGCCCTCGAGTTGTGTATTACATGGGTGAACCGTGTGCTGTTCCTGAAGTTATTGGAAGCGCAGTTACTCAAATACCACAAAGGCAACGAAAATTACCGTTTCCTGAACTACAAGACCTTACCACAGTACGATGAATTGTACAAACTCTTCTTCCAGGTACTGGCACGTAAGCAACAGGAACGTATAGAACGTGTAAGAGCCAAATACAAGCACATTCCTTACCTGAATAGTTCTTTGTTTGATATAACGCCACTGGAAGACCAGACCATCCGCATTAACATGCTGGATGATGCAGCAGAAATGCCATTACTGGCTAACACAGTGCTGAAGGATGATAAAAACAAGCCGGTAACACAAAAGCTCAACACACTACAATACCTGTTTGATTTCCTGAATGCCTACGACTTTGCCAGCGAAGGCAGCGAAGAGATACAGGAAGAGCGGAAGACACTTATCAATGCATCGGTGCTGGGGCTCATCTTTGAAAAGATAAACGGCTACAAAGACGGCTCCATCTTTACACCTGGCTTCATCACCATGTATATGTGCCGGCAGGCTATCAGGCAGGCAGTGGTAAATAAGTTTAAGGAAAAGTACAACTGGAAGGCAGACAGCTTTGAAGACCTGCACAACTATATTTCAGACGACCGTTCCGCCAAAGCCATCAAAGAATACAATGCACTGATTAATTCGCTCACCATTTGCGACCCGGCAGTTGGTTCCGGTCACTTTTTGGTTTCTGCATTGAATGAACTCATAGCCATTAAAAGTGAGTTAGGCATTTTGGCTGATGCGGCTGGCAAACGATTAACCGACCACATTGCAACGGTAGAAAATGATGAACTGCTTGTAACAGATAAGGAGCGCAACTTCTTTACGTACTATGTGCAGGATGCAGGTGATAATATAACCATACCCAATGCTGAAATACAAAGGGTGCAGGAAACGCTTTTTCACGAAAAGCAAAGCCTGATAGAAAACAGCTTATTTGGTGTGGACATCAACCCAAAATCCGTACAGATATGCCGTTTACGCTTATGGATAGAACTGCTGAAGAATGCCTACTACATTGCCGATGGCAGCAACAGCAATGGTGAGTTGCAAACCCTGCCAAACATTGATATAAACATTAAGACAGGTAATTCTTTAGTTAGCAGGTTTGGGCTGGATGAAGACCTGAAAGCCGCCACACCTTACTTTGAAAAGAAGATACTGGAATACAAAAAGTGGGTATCTGATTATAAGCATGAAGCTGACAAGGATAAGAAGCGTGGCATACAGCAGTTGATGACCGATTTGAAGAAAGGATTTCTTTCTAAAATCACCGACCAGAACCCGGTAAAGAAAAAGCTGAATAAAATAACCAATGAGTTTCTGAACAAGTATGTTAACAACAAGTTGTTTGAGCAAAACCTAACCGCAGCACAAAAGAAAGACAAGCAAAGACTGGAAGCTGATATAGAAAAGCTGAATAAGGATTTGGAAGCCTATGTGAAAAGCCCCATTTACAACAATGCATTTGAATGGCGGTTTGAATTTCCTGAAGTGCTGAATGATGAAGGTGATTTCATTGGATTTGATGTGATTATTGGCAATCCACCTTATGGAACAAGTTTAAACACCTTTGAAAAAAAGTACATTACTGAACACTATAAGTCATACCAATACAAGTTTGACGCTTACTTATACTTTGTTGAACTTTCAATCAACATTTGTAAGGAGAATGGCGTTATTGAATTGATAACACCAATACTATGGCTAACACTTGAAAATTGTGTCAAAATCAGAAAAATAGTAGCAAATGATTATGACTTAGCAAGAGTTATGATACACGGCGAAAATGTATTTGACGAAGCTGTTGTAAATACATGTTCATTCCAGGTAAGAAAAAGGAAGAAACATCATCTTATTCAAATTATTAACGGTCAAATGGATTTCGTCGTTAGTAAAGATGAGTGGATACCAGCTAAGACGTATGTCATTGAATATCGCTCAAGTACAGCTACCAATAACCTAATAAAAAAGATTAAGAAAGTTTCTGAACCCTTGTCAAAGTTTGGCGATGTTATTCAAGGAATTACTCCATACGACAGCTATCGTGGGCAAAGTCAAGAAATAATAAAATCAAGAGCATATCATTTTGACTTTAAAAAAGATGAAAGCTGCGGAAAGTGGTTAGAAGGAAAAAACTTAAATCGGTACTCTGTTACATGGAATGACAAATGGTTAAGTTATGGTGATTGGTTAGCTGCTCCTAGGTTGCCTAAGTTCTTTGAAGGAAACAGAATTTTATTTCGGGAAGTCCCAGGGAAGAACAGGGCTATCCAAGCAAGCATTGTTGATGAAGTTTATTACTATGGTCATAGTATATCGCCATTCAAACCCCATTTTGATGATATGCAGCAATTAAGAATACTGCTTGGTATTGTAAATTCCAAACTTATTTCGTGGTATGCTGTCAACTCTTTCTCAAATTTTGGTAAAGAAATATTTCCGAAACTCAATCCAAATGATATTAAGGAAATGCCTATTGCAAAGAAATTTACAACCTGTTCAGAAATTGCGCAGCTGGTGGAAGAAATCTTGTTGTTAAAAAGTAGTAATCCAAAAGCAGATACTACGGATTTGGAAATACAAATTGACCAACTCGTTTATCAACTCTACAACCTTACCCCTGAAGAAATAGCCATCGTAGAAGGCGCAACAAAAAAGGAAGCACCAAAAGCAGTAACCGAAGCAATTGATTGA